A window from Solanum stenotomum isolate F172 chromosome 5, ASM1918654v1, whole genome shotgun sequence encodes these proteins:
- the LOC125863943 gene encoding uncharacterized protein LOC125863943 has translation MEEYEAAGIRYESIXCKGELLVAVGRNGNNQMFPIAWAVVDKETKHSWSFFINYLKVDLQLGTGQGLTVMSDMQKGLQAAIGELLPNAEVRMCARHIWSNWSKRWKGEERRKQFWRCSKATFEVKYSEELYKMSRLGNEINDDLLHYPQVSWVRAFFQEHSKCDAVENNMCETFNSWILSCRHKSIITMLEEIRRKLMTRTVDMVKFADTWICDIAPMARLMLEENKEKSRACKVLWNADVGFEIGEGQYRHTVNLTNRVCSCRTWQLRGIPCQHAISALYHIEQEPEPLVEHWYRKDTFLKAYSHFIQPISNMKIWPETNNPRIEPPEPKQMPGRPPRNRRKSKDESRKKYGKMSKQGLKITCSKCKQQGHNKKYCKVK, from the exons AGCAGTTGGAAGAAATGGAAACAATCAGATGTTTCCTATAGCCTGGGCAGTTGTGGACAAGGAGACTAAACATAGCTGGAGTTTCTTTATCAACTACTTGAAAGTGGACCTGCAGTTGGGTACTGGACAGGGTCTTACTGTAATGTCAGATATGCAGAAG GGTCTTCAAGCAGCTATTGGTGAACTGCTGCCAAATGCTGAAGTTAGAATGTGTGCTAGACATATCTGGTCTAATTGGAGTAAAAGATGGAAGGGAGAGGAAAGGAGAAAACAATTTTGGAGATGTTCGAAGGCAACTTTTGAAGTGAAGTACAGTGAGGAGCTTTACAAAATGAGCAGACTTGgtaatgaaattaatgatgatttatTGCATTATCCACAAGTGTCATGGGTTCGAGCATTCTTTCAAGAGCATTCCAAATGTGATGCAGTTGAAAATAACATGTGTGAAACCTTTAACTCATGGATCTTATCATGTAGACACAAATCTATAATAACCATGTTGGAGGAAATTAGGAGAAAATTAATGACTAGAACTGTGGATATGGTTAAGTTTGCTGACACATGGATATGTGATATTGCACCTATGGCTAGACTTATGTTGGAGGAGAATAAGGAAAAGTCTAGGGCATGCAAGGTGCTGTGGAATGCTGATGTTGGATTTGAGATTGGAGAAGGGCAGTATAGGCATACAGTCAACTTGACTAATAGAGTTTGTAGCTGTAGAACTTGGCAATTGAGAGGTATTCCATGCCAACATGCTATTTCTGCTTTGTATCACATAGAACAGGAACCTGAACCACTTGTGGAGCATTGGTATAGGAAGGATACATTCTTAAAGGCTTATAGTCATTTTATTCAACCAATTTCAAATATGAAGATATGGCCTGAAACTAACAATCCAAGGATTGAGCCTCCTGAACCTAAGCAAATGCCTGGTAGACCTccaagaaatagaagaaagagtaAAGATGAATCAAGAAAGAAGTATGGAAAGATGTCCAAACAAGGGTTGAAAATTACTTGTTCCAAGTGTAAACAACAAGGCCACAACAAGAAATATTGCAAGGTAAAATaa